Below is a genomic region from bacterium.
ACATGATAAAAGGGGGACTTGTCCTAACCATCCCTAATCCCCACCGAACCCAGATCAGTCCCGATCTTCTCTGTCGAATACTCCGACAAGCAGGAATAAGCAGGGACGAGTGGTTATCTGATGAATAATTATTAGCAATTGGAGGACGACCCACATGAATAGAGGAGTATTTTCTTGGAAAAGATTACTTGCCATTTCCGCTGCCAAGTCACGGATTTCGAGAGCAATCGGTATTCCACTGACACG
It encodes:
- a CDS encoding type II toxin-antitoxin system HicA family toxin, with the protein product MPKLGPIDWRELVERLHKRGFEGPLYGGKHPYMIKGGLVLTIPNPHRTQISPDLLCRILRQAGISRDEWLSDE